The Rhodococcus sp. B50 DNA window CGTACCACTTGAGGTAGCCGCCGCCGTCGACGCGCATCTGCATGCCGGTCACGTAGCGCGATTCGTCGGACGCGAGGAAGAGCACCATGTTGCTCGAATCCTCGGGTTCGATGTACGGGATCGGCATGGCCTGCTGCACACCGAAGGCGGGCTCCGCGTCCTCGCGCCTGGGATGCTCGAGGTCGGGGCGGAAGGAGCGGTACATCGGTTCGCTCTGCAGCATGTCGGTGTTGCAGTTGGTGGGGTGCAGAACGTTCGCGCGGATCATGCGCGGCGCGAGATGGGTCGCGAGCGTGTCGATGAACTGGGACAGTGCCCGCTTGGAGAACACGTAGGCGACGCCGCCGAGATCCTTGCCGGGCTGATCGACCTTCGACACGTCCATCAGCGCCGCCGTGGAACCGGTGGCGATGATGGAGGCGCCTGCCTTCAGGTGCGGCAGGGCGGCGTGGACGGCGTTCATCGTGCCCACGAGGTTGGTGTTGACCACGTCGGTCCAGGCCTGGGTCTGGGGCTCGCCCTTCATGCCGGCGACACCGGCCTGTGCGACGACGACGTCGAGCTTGCCGAACTCGGCGACACCCCGCGCCACAGCGTCGTCCATCTGCGCTGCGTCACGGACGTCGGCCTGGATCGCGACGATCCGGCGGCCTTCCTTCTCGACGAGCCGGACGGTTTCCTCGAGGTCCTCCGGCGTGGCCATGGAGTACCCCATCGAGTCGATATCCGTGCAGATGTCGACAGCGATGATGTCGGCACCCTCGGACGCGAGCTTGACCGCGTGGCTGCGGCCCTGGCCGCGCGCCGCGCCGGTGACGAACGCGACCTTGCCTTCGACACGTCCCACTGGTTTGTCCTTTCGATCGTGTTTCGGCGGAGTGGGTGGATCAGGTGTTGCGTCCGCCGTTGACTCCGAGGATCTGGCCGGTGATGTATCCGGCCTCCTCGGAGATCAGGAAGGAACAGGCGGCGGCGATGTCCTCGGGTCGTCCGACTCGGCGGACGGGTGTGCGCTGGATGTGTTCGTCGATGGTGCCGCCGAGGAGGCCCTTCTCGGCCGAGCGGTGCAGCATGGGGGTCTCGACGAAGCCCGGGGGTACGGCGTTGACCGTGATTCCGGACGGGCCATATTCCAGCGCAAGCGATTTGGTGAGTCCATTGACGCCGGCCTTGGAGGAGACGTAGGCGGTCATGAACTGCTGACCCGACTGTGCACTCGACGACGAGATGTTGACGATGCGTCCCCAGCCGGCCTCGAGCATGTCGGGCAGCGCGGCCTGCACGCAGTGGAAGACGCCACCGAGGTTGACGTCGACGACCTTCTGCCAGGTCGCGTAGTCGATGTTGTGGAAACGCTTGTAGAGCTCGAGACCCGCGCCGTTGACGAGGATCGTGACGGGGCCGAGTTGTTCGCGGATCCGGGCGAAGGCATCGTCGACCTGCGCGCGGTCGGAGACGTCGACCTTGTACTCGAGCTCCTCACCGGAAGGATTGAGATCGAGCACCGCGACCTGGTGGCCGTCCTTGCGCAGACGCTCGGCGATCGCCTTGCCGATTCCGGAACTGCCGCCGGTGACTACTGCTGTCTTCACTGCCACGGTTCGTCACCGACGATCGTGGTGCGCCGCATCAGTCGTTCCGACGACGGGTCGTAGGGGAGTGCGCGGTGCAGCATGCCGGTGTTGTCCCACACGACGAGGTCACCGACCTCCCATTCGTGCGAGTAGCTGAAGCGCTCCTGTGTGGTCCACGCGAGCAGTTCGTCGAGGAGTTCGCGGCTCTCCTCGGGACGCATGCCGACGATGTGATCGGCCGTGGCCCCGATGACGAGGGAGCGTCGTCCGTCGCGGCGCTCCCAGACCAGGGAGGACTCGCGGGGCGCGAGTGCACGCCAGCGCGCGACCTGCTCCTCGGTGGGGTCGGGATAGACCAGACGCTGGGCGGCCTCGAAGCTGTGCACGACGCGCAGACCCTCGTACCGCTTCTTCTCGTGGTCGGGAAGATTCTCGTAGGCGGCGTAGGTGCTGGCGAATTCCGTTCCGCCACCGACCATTGCAACGTGGCGAGCGGTGAGCGTGGTGGCCTTCGCCGGCACCTCGTTGGTGGTGTCGTCGATGTGCCAGTGGAACGTGCCCTTGAGGTACTCGGCCGAGGGCGTCTTGGCGGGGTCCAGCGAGACCGTGAAGATCTCCTGACCCGGCGCCGGCATGACGACCTTGCCGAGCTTGCGGCTGAAGGCGAGCTGGGCCTCATCGTCCAGGTCGATACCGCGCACGAGAAGTACGCCACGCCATTTGAGTGCTTCGAGCAGCTGCGCGACCACACGGTCGTCGTTGAGGTCATCCAATCCGGTGACTTCTACACCCAGTGCTGGGCTGAGGGCTGTAGTGCTGATCACAAGAATCTCCCTTCCGGTTGCGAGAACCATACTCTCGGCTGATTGGAGGCCGCAAGACCCGGAGAATTCGCCCATGTGAGCCACTGTCGAGTGGTGGGGATCACTTCTGGGGCTACCCCACCGGACTGCTCCTTGCTAGAGTTCTCGAAAGTCGAACAGATTTATTCTCTGATCTGAGAATGCGATTTCCATACGATGCGAGGAGACGGGATGTCAGTGCAGGAGAACGGAGCCACCGCGGTGGCCGACGCCGCGACCACCGGAGTGACGAAGCGGCTGCTGATCGACGGGAAGCTCGTCACCGCCGAGCGCACCTTCGCTTCCTACAATCCGGCGACCGGTGAACTTGTGGGTCACGCCCCCGACGCCGGTGTCGAGGAGGCCGAGGCCGCTATCCGTGCAGCGCGACGCGCATTCGACACGACCACCTGGTCGACCGACGTCGAGTTCCGGATCAAGTGCCTCGACCAGCTCTACAAGGCCCTGCGCGACAACGTCGAGGAACTGCGCGAGCTGACGATCGCCGAGGTCGGCGCCCCGCGCATCCTCACCCACGGCAACCAGGTCGATGCGCCGCTCGAGATCGTGAAGTACTACGCCGACCTCCTGCGGAACACCGAGTTCACGGAGGACCTCGGCGACATCGAGTTCCGGGGCCAGCCGCACCGGCGCTGGGTGGAGAAGGAAGCGGCCGGCGTCGTCGCCGCGATCGTCGCCTACAACTACCCGACCCAATTGGCCATGGCGAAGCTGCCGGCCGCGCTCGCCGCGGGCTGCACGGTGGTGCTCAAGGGCGCACCCGACACCCCGCTCGTCACCCAGGCCCTCGCCGAGATCATCGCCGAGCACACCGACATCCCGGCCGGTGTCGTCAACATCATCTCGTCGTCGCAGGTCGCGCCCGGCGAGCTCATGACCACCCACCCGGACGTCGACGTCGTCACCTTCACCGGCTCGACCCCCGTGGGCAAGAAGATCATGGCTGCGGCCGCGGATTCGCTCAAGAAGGTCTTCCTCGAACTCGGCGGTAAGTCGGCGCTCATCGTTCTCGAGGATGCCGACTTCGCGACCGCCGCGCAGTTCGCCGCCTTCAGCATCTGCTCGCACGCCGGTCAGGGCTGCGCTCTGACCACGCGTCTGCTCGTCCCCCGCGACCAGCACGACGAGATCGTCGCGCAGGTCGCCGGGATGATGCAGCACGTGCCCTACGGTGATCCGTCGAACCCGAAGATCTACATGGGCCCGGTCATCAGCGAGAAGCAGCGCGAGAAGATCCACGGCATGGTGGAGCGCGCTGTCGCCGACGGCGCGACCCTCGTCACCGGTGGCGAGAAGGTCGATCCGGGCTGGTTCTACAAGCCCACCCTGCTCGCGAACGTCGACCCGGACAGCGAGATCGCGCAGGAAGAGGTCTTCGGGCCGGTCCTCGCCGTCATCCCGTTCGACGACGACGACGATGCAGTGCGGATCGCCAACAACTCCAAGTACGGTCTGTCGGGCGGTGTGCTCACCGCCGACGAGGAGCGCGGCATCGCCATCGGTCGCCGCATCCGCACCGGTACCTTCTCGGTCAACGGCGGCAACTACTTCAGCCCCGACGTGCCGTTCGGTGGCTACAAGCAGTCCGGCATCGGCCGTGAGATGGGCAGGGCCGGACTCGAGGAGTTCCAGCAGCTCAAGGCGTTCTCCAAGGCGGTGACCTCGTGAAGCCGCTCGACGGCGTCCGCGTCGTCGAGGTCGCGATGTACGGTTTCGTTCCCTCCGCGGGCGCGGTGCTCGCGGAGTGGGGCGCCGACGTCGTCAAGATCGAACACGCGGTGACCGGCGACCCGCAGCGCGGCCTGCGGCAGACGGGAACCCTTCGCGTCGAAGGCGATCCGAACCCCAACGTCGAGCACGCCAACCGCGGCAAGCGCAGCCTCGGTCTGGACATCTCGATCCCCGAGGGCCGGGAGGTGCTGCTCGAGCTCGTGCGCACCGCCGACGTCTTCCTCACCAGCTTCCTGCCCAAAGTGCGGACCAAGCTGCAGATCGACGTCGACGACATCCGCGCGGTCAACCCGAAGATCGTCTACGCGCGGGGGAGTGCGCTCGGCCCGCGCGGTGTCGAGTCCGGCAAGGGCGGATACGACATGACGGCCTTCTGGGCGCGCGCCGGTGTCGCCGCCACGCTCACCCCGCCCGGCATCGAGGGGATGATCGCGCCTCCCGGACCCGCCTTCGGCGACACGATCTCCGGCACGAACCTCGCCGGCGGTATCGCGGCGGCGTTGTTCAAGCGTGAACGTACGGGCGAACCCTCGGTGGTCGACGTCTCGCTGCTCAGCAGCGGGGTGTGGGCGATGGGCCACACGATCGCACTGTCCGCGCATCTCGGGCAGCACATGGAAGCACCGAAGGCCGGTGGCCACGGAGCACCGACGAACCCGCTCTCGGGTGTCTACGGCACGGCGGACGGACGCTACATCTCGTTCGTGATGCTGCAGCCCGCACGGTTCTGGGCCGACGTGTGCAAACACATCGACCGCCCCGAACTCATCGACGATCCGCGCTTCGCGGACGCCGCGTCGATCGCAGCGAACACCGCGGATGCCGTCGAGATCCTCCGCGAGGTCATCGGCAGCCGCCCGCTCGCGGAATGGGTCCAGCGGTTCGGCACGCTCGC harbors:
- a CDS encoding mycofactocin-coupled SDR family oxidoreductase; this translates as MGRVEGKVAFVTGAARGQGRSHAVKLASEGADIIAVDICTDIDSMGYSMATPEDLEETVRLVEKEGRRIVAIQADVRDAAQMDDAVARGVAEFGKLDVVVAQAGVAGMKGEPQTQAWTDVVNTNLVGTMNAVHAALPHLKAGASIIATGSTAALMDVSKVDQPGKDLGGVAYVFSKRALSQFIDTLATHLAPRMIRANVLHPTNCNTDMLQSEPMYRSFRPDLEHPRREDAEPAFGVQQAMPIPYIEPEDSSNMVLFLASDESRYVTGMQMRVDGGGYLKWYDYHI
- a CDS encoding SDR family NAD(P)-dependent oxidoreductase, which translates into the protein MKTAVVTGGSSGIGKAIAERLRKDGHQVAVLDLNPSGEELEYKVDVSDRAQVDDAFARIREQLGPVTILVNGAGLELYKRFHNIDYATWQKVVDVNLGGVFHCVQAALPDMLEAGWGRIVNISSSSAQSGQQFMTAYVSSKAGVNGLTKSLALEYGPSGITVNAVPPGFVETPMLHRSAEKGLLGGTIDEHIQRTPVRRVGRPEDIAAACSFLISEEAGYITGQILGVNGGRNT
- a CDS encoding TauD/TfdA dioxygenase family protein: MISTTALSPALGVEVTGLDDLNDDRVVAQLLEALKWRGVLLVRGIDLDDEAQLAFSRKLGKVVMPAPGQEIFTVSLDPAKTPSAEYLKGTFHWHIDDTTNEVPAKATTLTARHVAMVGGGTEFASTYAAYENLPDHEKKRYEGLRVVHSFEAAQRLVYPDPTEEQVARWRALAPRESSLVWERRDGRRSLVIGATADHIVGMRPEESRELLDELLAWTTQERFSYSHEWEVGDLVVWDNTGMLHRALPYDPSSERLMRRTTIVGDEPWQ
- a CDS encoding aldehyde dehydrogenase family protein, whose translation is MSVQENGATAVADAATTGVTKRLLIDGKLVTAERTFASYNPATGELVGHAPDAGVEEAEAAIRAARRAFDTTTWSTDVEFRIKCLDQLYKALRDNVEELRELTIAEVGAPRILTHGNQVDAPLEIVKYYADLLRNTEFTEDLGDIEFRGQPHRRWVEKEAAGVVAAIVAYNYPTQLAMAKLPAALAAGCTVVLKGAPDTPLVTQALAEIIAEHTDIPAGVVNIISSSQVAPGELMTTHPDVDVVTFTGSTPVGKKIMAAAADSLKKVFLELGGKSALIVLEDADFATAAQFAAFSICSHAGQGCALTTRLLVPRDQHDEIVAQVAGMMQHVPYGDPSNPKIYMGPVISEKQREKIHGMVERAVADGATLVTGGEKVDPGWFYKPTLLANVDPDSEIAQEEVFGPVLAVIPFDDDDDAVRIANNSKYGLSGGVLTADEERGIAIGRRIRTGTFSVNGGNYFSPDVPFGGYKQSGIGREMGRAGLEEFQQLKAFSKAVTS
- a CDS encoding CaiB/BaiF CoA transferase family protein; translation: MKPLDGVRVVEVAMYGFVPSAGAVLAEWGADVVKIEHAVTGDPQRGLRQTGTLRVEGDPNPNVEHANRGKRSLGLDISIPEGREVLLELVRTADVFLTSFLPKVRTKLQIDVDDIRAVNPKIVYARGSALGPRGVESGKGGYDMTAFWARAGVAATLTPPGIEGMIAPPGPAFGDTISGTNLAGGIAAALFKRERTGEPSVVDVSLLSSGVWAMGHTIALSAHLGQHMEAPKAGGHGAPTNPLSGVYGTADGRYISFVMLQPARFWADVCKHIDRPELIDDPRFADAASIAANTADAVEILREVIGSRPLAEWVQRFGTLAGPWAPVQDSLQVASDPQVRDNEYLVKAGELELVANPVQFDVTPPQTGPAPEFAAQTEEILQELGLDWERIIELKTAGAVT